A window of Stutzerimonas stutzeri genomic DNA:
ACTGCCGCTGGCGTCCGATTGGTGTCACATCGCTGCTTGCCCGCGTGGGCATGTGGCTGAACAACAGATAGATCCCACAGGCAGATACGACTAAGGGCAATAGCTGGTTGAGCCAGCTCGCCGGCATGAACTGCGCGAGAACTGCACCGAGTGCCGCTCCGATTGCGGTGCCGGCAAGCGCGCGGCGCCATAACCCGGGCTCGAACAGGCGACGGCGATAGAAGGTATAGCTGGCGGTGGCCGAGCCGAAGGTAGCGCACAACTTGTTGGTACCCAGCACAAGATGTGGCGGCAGCCCCGCAGTCAGTAACGCGGGGATAGTCAGCAGCCCGCCACCGCCAGCGATGGCGTCGATGAATCCGGCAGTGAAGGCTACGGCGAACAGAATTACCAGTGTCGAAGGGTCGAGCGCGAGCTCAAGCGCGAAGGGCATGCGGGCCTCGATGGGCTGAAGGACAGCGCAGGATAGTGCGGCTGTCATGCTGGCGAAAGTGGAGAGATTGAACGACCGGCGTCCAGCTCTGCACCAAGAACAACGTCAGCCCGTGACCGGCGTCCCATGCCGGTGCTGGCTGTGTCGAAGGCTGCTGCGGATAATGTCGCACCCAATGAAAAGGACGCTTGGCTATGCAATATATCGGGCTCGCGATCGTGATCGCGTTACTGGCTGTGATCGTATTGCTGGTAGCGCTGCGTTTGCTGCTGGGGGGCACCTGGCTGATGGGCTGGCTGCGTGGAACCTGCGGTTTCGTTGTCCTTGCCCTTGCTGGACTAATCGCCATGCTTGGCTACGACGTCAGTACCTACACTGCGCTGCCGAGCGAGGAACCGCTGGTCACCCTGAGTTTTCACGCCCAGGCCCCGCAACGTTATGAAGTCCGGCTTGAGCAAGGGAACAAGACACGCACGGCAACACTGGAGGGCGATCTTTGGCAGCTAGACTTGCATGTGCTCCGCTGGAAAAGCCTCGCCGAGCTGATCGGACTGGAGTCAGGTTATCGACTGGAGCGGCTCTCCGGACGCTATCTCGCTGTCGAACAGCAGAACCTTTCGCGCCATGGCCGCGTTTTGCTGAGCGAGAAGCCTCTGGGTGTAGACATCTGGCAAACACTTGAACTCGGGCAGCGCGACATGCATCTGTTCGATGCGCAGCTGTTGCGCGTGGATTACATGCCGATCGCCGATGGCGCCGCATATGCTGTGGAGCTCGCTCCGACAGGGCTGATCGCCAGGCCGACGAACGCCGCGGCGACCGAGGCGCTGAAGAACTGGTAGCTGATAGCTGGAAAACAAGAAGGGAGCCGTTAGGCTCCCTTCTTGTTTATCCCAGAACGCGTCAGGCCAGATAACCGCCATCAACGTTGAGCGACACGCCCGTGGTGTAGCTGGACGCATCACTGGCCAGATAGAGCACAGCACCGGCCATTTCGCTCGGTTGGGCGACACGGCTTAGGGGAATGTGCTGCAGCGCCATTTGCAGGATCGAGTCGTTCTTGACCAGCGCCGAGGCGAACTTGGTGTCGGTCAGGCCCGGCAGTAGGGCATTGCAGCGAATGCCGAATTGCGCGCATTCCTTGGCGAAAGCCTTGGTCATGTTGATCACAGCGCCCTTGGTGATCGAATAAATGCCCTGGAAGTTGCCCGGCGTGACGCCATTGATGGAGGCGACGTTGATGATGCTGCCGCCCCCGTTCTCGCGCATCAGCTTGCCGGCCTCAACAGACATGTAGAAATAGCCGCGGATGTTCACGTCGACGGTCTTCTGGAAGGCCGACACATCGGTGTCGAGGATGTGGCAGAACTGCGGATTGGTTGCGGCGTTGTTGACCAGGATATCGAGGCGGCCGAACTGTTCGCGGATCTGGGCGAAAACTGCCTGGATCTGCTCCATCTCACCGATGTGGCAGGCGACTGGAGTGGCTTTCCCGCCAGCGGCCACGATCGCGTCGGCCACTGCCTGGCATCCCTCGATCTTGCGGCTGGATACGATCACGTGGGCGCCTTGCTGGGCGAGCAACTTGGCGATGGCTTCGCCGATCCCGCGGCTGGCTCCGGAAACGAAAGCGATCTTTCCGTCTAGGTCGAACAGGGTTGTCTTGGACATTGGGCGTTCCTCTTTTCTTGTTCGTTCCCGTGGCGGCCACGGGTCTTGGTTTGGCTTCAGAGCCTCGACTGCCCGATCACTTGCAGTGCCCGTTGTTCGAGCAGCTTGTTCATGTGAATGAACTGGGCAAAACGTTGGTCTTGGGTCTGGCCGTGATAGAAGCGGTAGTAGATCTGCTGGACGATTCCGGCCAGGCGAAACAGGCCATAGGTGTAGTAGAAATCGATGCAGGGAATTTCGATGCCGGCGCGCTGGGCGTAGTAGTCAACGAAGCCCTGGCGGGTATGCATACCAGGCAGATGGCTTGGTTGCCGACGCATCGCCTGCATCGGCTGGGGATCATCGGCTTCGATCCAGTAGGCCAACGTATTGCCCAGATCCATCAGCGGATCGCCAATGGTGGTCATTTCCCAGTCCAGTACACCGATGATTTCCATCGGGTTGTCCGGGTTGAGAATGACGTTGTCGAAGCGGTAGTCGTTGTGAATGATCCCAGGTTTGGGATGATCGGCCGGCATCTTGTCTTTCAGCCAGGCTTTGACCGCATCCCAAGCGGGCGCATCGGGAGTGATTGCGCGCTCATAGCGCTCGCTCCAACCCTCGATCTGGCGCTTCACATACCCTTCTGGCTTGCCTAGATCACCGAGGCCACAGGCCTGGTAATCAACGTTATGCAGGTCGACGAACTTGTCGATGAAGCTCTCGCAGAGGGCGCGGGTCTGGGCTTCGTCAAAGTTCAGCTCAGGCGGCAGTTCGGAGCGCAGGATGATCCCATTGACGCGCTCCATGACGTAGAACTCGGCCCCTATCACCGACTCGTCGGTGCAGTAGACGTAGGCCTTCGGGCAATAGGGAAAGCCCTCGTTGAGCTGGTTGAGGATGCGAAATTCTCGGCCCATGTCGTGGGCGGATTTCGCTTTATGGCCGAAGGGAGGGCGGCGCAAAACCAGATCGACGCCAGGGTATTGCAACAGGTAGGTCAGATTCGAGGCGCCGCCGGGGAACTGGGAAATCTGCAGTTCACCGTCCAGGCCAGGGATGTGCGCCTTCAGGTATCGGTCGATGATCTCGATCGGCAGATCCTCGCCTTCTCGGACGCGGGTGGTTTGATCTGTAAGCGCCATTGTTATCCCTTCTACTTATGCTCGGTGCCCAAGATGATTCAGTAATCTAATGTGGGAGATGCTCCAGACCAAGCGATGCCCGCTGTTATTGGTCGGAGTGTTGCCTATCAATCAAGCTCCCTGATTCGATCACCCCCATTTCGTCGGCATAAAAAAACCGAAGTCCAGGACTTCGGTTTTCTCTGCATCGCAGCGGTTGGCGTCAGTGTCAGGCTGGGAACAGTTCGCTGAGCTTCATAGCCAGCATCATGTCGCCTTCGGCGCGCAGCTTGCCACCCATGAAGGCCTGCATACCGTCGGTTTCACCGCTGACGATGCCTTGCATGGTTTCGCTGTCCATGATCAGGGTGACGTTGGCGTCGCTGGAGTCGCCCTGCTGCAGATCGCAGGTGCCATCCTTGACGACCAGGTAATAGTTCTCGGCGTCGGTGATGTTGAACTGGAAGACCAGGTCCAGGCCTGCAGCAGCGCTGGGGTTGAACTTCGACTGCATGCCTTTGAAAGTCTCGGCGACGTTGCTCATGAGGGTTTCCTTTTTTGGTCGTTATGGGTACGCAGCGCGAGGCCGCGTGGGGCTGGGCTCATCTATGGGTGACGAGCTCCGGATTCTTGAGAAGTTGCAGGTGCGCATGACTATTGAAGGAGGCGAGCGCGACATCCCGATCACGAAACTTCAACAGACTGAGTGAAGTGTTGACGATCTGCCAGTTCATCTCGAATGCCTTGACCGGCGGTACACCGATGATCAGCTGTAACAACGCAGTAATGGTTCCGCCCGACGTGAAGATGGCAATGCGATCACGCTTGCCGGCTTGATCGAGTACGCGTTCCAGGCCGCTGCGAACGCGCTCTAGAAAATGCTGCCAGCTCTCGAGTTCTTCTTTTTCATGCTCGCCGGAAATCCAGCGATGCACGACATAAGTGAACAACCGCTGAAAGTCGGCGCGATGATCTGCCGCATTGCGCAGGATGTGCATCGCATTCGGCTCGACTTTGAGCAGGTCGGGAAGGTGGGCGCGGATAACCGCATCGGCATGGAATTCGTTGAAGGCGGCGTCGACTTCAAGCTCTGGCTGGCTACCCAATCGGGCCATCGTCGTGCGGGCAGTGTCCTGCTGACGATCGAGTTCGCCGCTCAGGCAGCGATCAAAAGTTACATCGAGCTGCGCCAGATAGTCGCCCAGCGCTTCGGACTGGCGATAACCGAGAGGAGAGAGCACGTCGTAGTTTTCTGCGCCGAATGACGCCTGACCATGTCTGATCAGGTAGATACTGCCCATGCTTGCTGCTCCGGCCGGCACTGTTTTTCGCGAGGGTAGGGACATCGTCCGGGAGTGTCAACGATAATTCGAACGTTTGTTTGAATCGCGCGCGCTAGCCCAGCCAAAGGCCCGCCGGTATGCTGGCGGCTTGCTGCCGAAGAGTCTATGTCGGCGACCGAACTCATCGAGGGGAATACGTGGAATTTTTTGTCGATTACGCCAGCTTCCTGGCCAAGACCGTCACGCTAGTGCTAGCAATCGTGGTCGTGCTGATCGCTCTCGCTTCGATGCGCCGGGGGCGCAACAAGCAGGGCGGTGGCCATCTCGAAGTCAACAAGCTCAACGAGTTCTACAAATCCATGCGCGAGCGGCTGGAGCTGGCTGTGCTTGAGAAGGACGCGTTCAAGGCGTTGCGCAAGCGGGAAGCCAAGGCGGCCAAGCAGAACAAGAAGCCTGAAACGCCTGCGCGGGTGTTTGTCCTCGATTTCGATGGCGATATTCGTGCATCGGCCGTTGAAAATCTGCGCCACGAAATCACAGCGCTGCTGACAATGGCGACGCCGCAGGACGAAGTGGTCTTGCGCCTGGAAAGCGGCGGCGGAATGGTGCATGGCTATGGTCTGGCCGCATCCCAACTGGTCCGTATCCGGGATGCCGGCGTGCCGCTGACGGTCTGCGTCGACAAGGTGGCCGCAAGCGGCGGTTATATGATGGCGTGCATTGGTAATCGCATTCTCACGGCGCCATTCGCAATCCTCGGTTCCATCGGAGTAGTTGCGCAGCTGCCCAATGTTCACCGGCTGCTGAAGAAGCACGACGTGGATTTCGAAGTGCTCACCGCCGGCGAACACAAGCGGACATTGACCGTTTTCGGCGAGAACACCGAGAAAGGCCGGGAGAAATTCCAGGAGGACCTGGAAACCACCCATGAGCTGTTCAAGAACTTCGTCGCCCGCTACCGACAGAATCTCGCCATAGATGAAGTCGCGACGGGTGAGGTGTGGCTCGGTATCGCCGCGCTGGGCAAGCAGCTGGCGGACGAGCTCAAGACCAGTGATCAGTACCTCGCCGAACGGGCCCAGGAAGCGGAACTGTTCCAGCTGCATTACATCCAGAAAAAGAGCCTGCCGGAACGCTTCGGCATGGCGGCCAGCACGGTCATGGAGCACGGCTTGCTGAAAGGCTGGAGCCGGCTGAACGAACAACGTTTTTGGCAATGACAAGGGGAACCTCGATGAGCAGTTTCAAGGCACTACAAGTCAGCGAGGCGGCCGAAGGCCGTTTCGAATCCAAAGTCGTCGAGCGCGGCGTCGACGAGCTGCCAGCCGGCGAGGTGCTCATCCGGGTACGTTATTCCTCGCTGAACTTCAAGGATGCGCTTTCGGCCAGCGGCAACCGCGGCGTCACCCGGTCCTATCCACACACACCGGGGATTGATGCGGCGGGTGTCGTGGCGTCTTCCAGCGTGAGTGAGTTCACCGAAGGCGACGAGGTGATCGTCACCGGCTACGACTTGGGCATGAACACTGCCGGTGGCTTCGGACAGTACATCCGCGTTCCGGCGGCCTGGGTAATCAAGCGGCCTCAGGGCCTGTCCCTGCGCGAAGCGATGATTCTCGGCACTGCCGGGCTCACGGCAGCGCTTTGTGTCGACAAGCTTGAACAGGCCGGGCTTGAGCCGGGCGACGCTTCCATTCTCGTGACCGGGGCAACGGGTGGCGTTGGTAGCATCGCGGTCGCGCTGCTGGCTAGCCTCGGCTACAAGGTGGCGGCAGTCACCGGTAAGGCCGATCAGGCTGACTTTCTGACCCGTCTGGGTGCTAGTCAGGTTGTCGAGCGGGCCGCGCTGCAGGCCGGTGTGGAAAAGGCCTTGCTCAAGGAACAGTGGGGCGGGGCGGTTGATACCGTCGGCGGCGATATCCTGTTCAATGTCGTCAAGTCCCTGCAGCGAGGCGCGAGCGTAGCCTGTTGCGGGCTTACTGCCGGTACGCAGTTCCAGGCCAGTGTGCTGCCCTTCATTCTGCGTGGGGTCAATCTGTTGGGCGTGGACTCGGTGGAGATTCCGTTGGTGGTCAAGGCGTCCATGTGGGACAAGCTCTCGTTGCAGTGGAAGCTGGCCAACCTCGAAGATCTGACTCACGAGATCGGTCTAGAGCAATTGCCAGAGGCCATCGAGCGCATTCTGGCCGGTGGCCAAGTGGGACGCATACTGGTGCGTGTCGATTGAATCAGTTGCGCCTGATGAACGGTTTATCAGCGTAATAGTGGCAATGAATTTCCTTTCGAAGCGGCGTTTGGCGGACTCTAGCGCCACTCCCGAACGCAACCAAGGAAATCCGCTCATGAAGAAGCTCGCCGAGAAAATCAAACAGATCGCTTCCGGAAAAAAGGCGACCGAGATTGCCGCACCAGTTGAGCATCCCAATTTCTGGATGTACCAATGACGCAATAAAAAGCCCGCCAATTGGCGGGCTTTTTATTTACAGCTATTGCGCCTTGCTTATGTCAGGGCTGGCGACGGCGGAACAGCGGGCGGTCATCGTCAGCCGCGGCCTGATAGGTCACCGAAAAATCTTTCAGACCTTCCAGGGCATCGATAGGGTCGCGATCGGCACGAATGGCGAACGCATCGAAGCCGCAGCGGCGCATATAGAAAAGTTGATCACGTAGCACATCGCCGATGGCGCGAATTTCGCCCTTATAACCGTAGCGCTCACGTAGTAGGCGGGCGCTGGAGTAATGGCGGCCGTCGGTGAAGCTCGGGAAATTCAGGGCGATGACCTGAAAATGCTCCAGGTCATCGGCGATATCTTCGATCTGCTCGTGCGCATCGAGCCATACGCCGAGGCCGCCATCGCGGGCTTTCAGGGCGTGTGCGTGATCTAACCAGAGGTGCAGAGGGACGATCAGATCGTCGCTGTTGCACAGATCGTCGAGCGTCTGCTCCTTGGGCAGCAGATGCCAGGTTTCGTCGACCAGCTGATCGTTCTTAATGATTCGCTGCATAGACGCGCTCCTTGAAGGGATCAATGCCGATGCGGCGGAAAGTGTCGAGGAACTGTTCATCTTCGGTACGCTGCTCCACGTAAACGTTGATGATTTTTTCGATCACGTCGGGCATCGAGTCCTGAGCAAAGGATGGGCCGAGGATCTGGCCGAGGCTTGCGTCACGCCCGGAACTGCCGCCCAAGGACACCTGGTAGAACTCAGCACCTTTCTTGTCCACACCCAGAATGCCGATATGGCCGACATGGTGGTGACCGCAGGCGTTCATGCAACCTGAGATGTTCAGGTCGATGTTGCCCAGGTCGAACAGGTAATCGAGGTTGTCGAAGCGACGTTGAATGGCCTCGGCGATCGGGATCGACTTGGCGTTGGCCAGCGAGCAGAAATCGCCGCCGGGGCAGCAGATGATATCGGTCAGTAGGCCGATGTTCGGCGTGGCTAGACCCAGCTCGCGCAGTTCGTGCCAGAGTTCGAACAGCTTGGCCTGTTCGACGTCGGCCAGAATCATGTTCTGCTCGTGGGAATTGCGCACCTCACCGAAGCTGTAGCGATCAGCGAGCTCAGCGATGGCATCGAGTTGCTTGTCGGTCGCATCGCCCGGAGCGACACCAGTGCTCTTCAGTGAAAGGGTCACCGCCGCGTAACCGGGCTTCTTGTGCGCAACCACGTTGCGCTGGCGCCAGCGGGCAAAACCTTGGTGCTCGGCGTCCAGTTGGGCGAGGGCTGCGCTCTGGTCTTCCAGCGATTTGTATTCTGGATCGACGAAGAACTTGCTGACGCGCTGAACTTCAGCTTCGGTAAGGGTCGTCGGGCCGTCTTTCAGGTGCGCCCATTCGGCATCGACGCGCTCGGCGAATACTTCCGGCGTGAGTGCCTTCACCAGGATCTTGATGCGCGCCTTGAACTTGTTGTCGCGGCGGCCATAGCGGTTGTAGACCCGCAGGATGGCGTCGAGATAGCTCAGCAGGTGCTGCCACGGCAGAAACTCATTGATGAAGCTGCCAACGATCGGGGTCCGGCCGAGGCCACCACCAACCGAAACGCGGAAGCCCAGTTCGCCGGCTTCGTTCTTGACTGCTTCCAGGCCGATATCGTGCACTTCGATGGCGGCGCGGTCGCTGACGGCGCCGTTGACGGCAATCTTGAACTTGCGCGGCAGGAAGGCGAATTCGGGGTGGAAGGTCGACCACTGACGAATGATCTCGCACCACGGACGCGGATCGATCAGCTCGTCTTTGGCTACGCCGGCGAACTGGTCGGTAGTGGTGTTGCGGATGCAGTTGCCGCTGGTCTGGATTGCGTGCATCTGCACGGTGGCCAGTTCGGCCAGGATGTCGGGCACATCTTCCAGCTCAGGCCAGTTGAACTGCACGTTGGTGCGAGTACTGATATGCGCATAGCCCTTGTCGTAGCGCCGCGCGATCTCGGCAAGCTTGCGCACCTGGGTGGAGGAGAGCAGGCCGTAGGGCACAGCTACGCGCAGCATCGGCGCGTAGCGCTGGATGTACAGGCCATTCTGCAGGCGCAGCGGGCGAAATTCTTCGTCAGCGAGTTCGCCGGCCAGGAAGCGGCGAGTCTGGTCGCGGAATTGCCGGACCCGGTCCTCGATGATGTGTTGGTCGTACTGATCGTAAACGTACATAAATGTCCTGTTTTCAGGCTGTCTGCAGCATTCGCGCGCACGGCCGCGCACCCATTTAGGGAGGGCGGCACGATACCAGCTGTCGGTTATGCGCAAAAGTGATGTTTGGGAATATGTTTAGAACTAAACCAAGCGAAACGGACTTATGGCTCACTGCCCTTGAGCAACTTCCTTCCGTGGTCTTAACTGGCTGAAACAGGCGGTTGACCTGTTTGAATTGCTAGAGGAAAGACTCGTGAGAAACGACCAGCGCGACAGTGTAGTGGACGCCGCGGCGATCTTCGCCTTGATCATGCTAGCCGTGGGCACGGCTATATTCTGGGTCAGCCACCAGTAGCGGCCAGCTCAACCGACAAAGTAGAGCACCAGTTTCACCAATCCCAGGATCACCAGCACGAACAGTGCGGTAAATCCCACGCCAAGCATGATGAAATGGCTGGGTTTACCCTGGCTGAAATCCCGGGTTCTGTTTTTGCCGCTTTGCACGCCCAGCGCGGCGGCTAATACGCTGCCCAGCATTTCTCGAAGCGTCAGGTTCTTCTCCTGCTTATCACTCATGGCTGCCTCGGATCACGGTTTTTCATGAGTCTAGCTGAGCTGTGCAGTCTCGCCGTCTACCGGTCAGCGCTCGCTTCAGAGGCTCTCTTTGAACCAGTCCCACAGCCCCAGAGAGAAATCCGGGAACAGATTGATGCCCAGGGCGGACTTGAGCAGATAGAGGATCACCAGACCAACCAGGCCCGAGAACAGCAGAAAAAAGGTCGCCAGCGCAGCCTTGGCTATCAGCGAGAGATTTTGCTGCGGACGGGTAAGGTTTCGCTTGTTACGGCCAGCAACGATCGCGAAGTAGTAACGATCGCGCCAGACTCGTACCGTGCCGCGCAGGTCGACTCGATGTTTGACCCATGACCGCGCGCCGAATACGCCACGCAATGCGTCGAGCTGCTCCGCGCTGAAGGATTCGCGCAAATGCTCGGGCAGTCGCTGCTTGAGGCCACGGATGAAGGGGTCGTGCTCCCCGGGCGCGTCTGAATAGGGCTTGGGGTAGGGCGTGCGTTCTTCGTCTGCTGCGGGTGACGTCATTGCGGGTCGCTCAGGTAAGGCGCGTCAGAGCGCGGCGAGTGTGATGTGCAGCTGGCTGAAGTCGGGGCGGCGCGCTGGCTGCTCGGACATGCACTGATTCTGCAGTTCGCTCAGGGTATGCCGGCGTGGGTCGTTATCGAAGCCCGGGCAGCGTTGCAGCAATTCCTCTAACAGGCAACCGAAGGCGCGGGATTCGACGCGCCGCAGGGCCTCTCCGATAGCGCTGTCTGGCTCGAAGAAAGATGCCGCGCCGAAATCGCTGAGCAAACATTCGCCGTTGGGCTCGACCAGCAGATTGTGCGCATAGAGGTCACCGTGGAGGATGCCTCGCTCATGCAGGTGCGCCACCGCCGATACGGTGCCTCGAGCAATGCGCAGCACCTGCTCCAAAGTGAAGGTTTTATCGTCGGCATAGCAATCACGCGTACAGCTGGCTAAGGACGGCGCACCGGCCAGCGGCTGAAAGATCGGCTCGACCAGATCCATCAGCAGGCCCGGCGTCTGCCCCGCGTGTTCGGCCAGCGGCCCGGCAACGTCGATCAGGTTTGGATGGGCTCCGGCAGCTACGCAAGCGGCCGTCTCGCTATGGGGGAGGCCATCGCTGGTGACGTGGCCCTTGAACAACTTGGCGGCCATCTGTCTCGGCAACCGCCCGGCAGGATGCCATTCGGCACGGTGAATGATGCCGGACGCACCCTGGCCCAGTTGCTCGTGCAGGATGACCTGTTCACGCGGGATTGCCGGTAGTGAATGGCGAGCGAGGCTCATCGTTTCGTTGGTGTCGCTAAAGGGGTTGCCGGCAGCGGCCAGCCAGCTAAGGCGCGGCAGCGTCAGCAACCAGTCGGGCAACGCTTGCAGGTGGTTCGCAGCGATGCGCAGCAGCTCGAGGTTGGTGCAATTCGCTAACGCGTCCGGCAGCGCAGCCAATTGGTTGCCGGCGAGCATCAGCTTTTGCAAGCGTCGGCACTTGCCAATCTCCTCGGGCAACGCCTGCAACTGATTGTCGGTGAGAATCAGCCAACGTAATGCCGGCGGAAGCGCCGCAGCAGGAAGATGGCGGATCTGGTTGGCCTTGAAGCCGATCATCTCCAGCTGCGCGCAGTCGCCGAGGCAGGCTGGCATCTCGGTAAAGAGATTGTCCGAGCAGAACAGGATGCGCAGCTTGCGCAGGCGAGAAAGGTCGGCTGGCAGCGCGTCAAGGCGATTATCCGAGAGGTTCAGCACCTCCAGCGTATCGGCAAGGCTGAAGATCGCTTCGGGAAAGGTCTGCAGATCGGCCGAGAGGTCGAGACGGCGGGTGCCGGCCAGCTCGCCACGTTCCAATTGTTCCAATGTATGCATGCGGCTTTGCGCTTTCCTTGCTGGGTAAGGCCGGTGTTGGCCATTGAGGGTATTGCGCTGGGACAGTGCTCGGCGAGGTGGGTTCAGGCGCCGCTATCAGCGCGCCGCTTGCGATCGAGCACCTGTTCAGCCCGTGCACGGAGCTGGCCACAGCCGCCGTCGATATCCTGGCCGGCCGAATTGCGTACCTTGGTCAATACGCCGCGGCTGTGCAGATAACGCACGATCTGCACGATGCGCTCGCCATCGGGGCGCTGAAATTCATCGTCTTCCAGGCTGTTGTAGGGGATCAGGTTCATCACCGCGTACTTGCCTTTGAGCAGGCGCAGGATGCCATCCATCTCGTCCTGGTTGTCGTTGATGCCCTTGAGCAGCGTCCACTGGTACTGGATTGGGAAACCCGTCGCGCGGGCATAGGCTTCGCCGAGTTCGATCAGTTCGTCCGGTGCGATCTGCGGCGCCCTTGGCAACAACGCCTGACGCAGCGTCGCATCGGTACTGTGCAGCGACAGGGCCAGCGCTGGTTTGACCTGCTGCTGCGGCAGGCGCTCGAACACGCGCATATCGCCGACGGTGGAGAACACCAGATTCTTGTGGCCGATGCCGCCGTCCGTGCCGAGCAGGTCGATGGCCTCGAGCACGTTGTCGAGGTTGTGGGCGGGCTCGCCCATGCCCATGAAGACCACTTTCTTGACTGGGCGGAAGCGCCGGGCGAGGGCGACCTGGGCGACGATCTCGGCGCTGCCCAACTGGCGCAGCAGGCCGCTCTTACCGGTCATGCAGAAGACGCAGCCCACCGCACAGCCGACCTGGCTGGATACACACAGGCCGTCGCGCGGCAGCAGCACGCTTTCCACCATCTGCCCATCGGCCAGCTCCACCAGCAGGCGCGCCGAACCGTCGGCCGCCGGATGCTCGGAGCGCAGCCGCGCCAGGCCGTCGAGCTTGGCGCTTAGCGCGGGCAAGCCTTCGCGCACGCTCAGCGGCAGGAAATCCTCAGCCTGTTGCTGGCGCCGGCCGACATCGAGCGGCAGGCCCTTGAGCCACGCACGGGTCATCCGCCCGATATGATGGGGCTTGGCGCCGATATCGGCGAGGCATTGCTGGAAGTCTAGGATTCGCATAGGGCGCGCATTCTATCCGGGGTCACGCGGTGAAGCGACGGCAGAACGGCACGATACCCAGCAGCAGAACTGCCAGCAGCGCAAACGCCATGCCCAGCGAGCTGAAATGCGCGACTACGCCCATCATGGCCGGACCGGCGAGTACACCGGCGAAACCGATGGTGGTCGCCACGGTGACGGCCAACTGCACCGGCATGCCATCCTGCCTGCTCAGGGATGAAATCAGTACCGGTGAGACGTTGGCACAGCCAAGTCCGCAA
This region includes:
- a CDS encoding DUF2970 domain-containing protein, encoding MSDKQEKNLTLREMLGSVLAAALGVQSGKNRTRDFSQGKPSHFIMLGVGFTALFVLVILGLVKLVLYFVG
- a CDS encoding 3-phosphoshikimate 1-carboxyvinyltransferase, whose protein sequence is MTSPAADEERTPYPKPYSDAPGEHDPFIRGLKQRLPEHLRESFSAEQLDALRGVFGARSWVKHRVDLRGTVRVWRDRYYFAIVAGRNKRNLTRPQQNLSLIAKAALATFFLLFSGLVGLVILYLLKSALGINLFPDFSLGLWDWFKESL
- a CDS encoding leucine-rich repeat-containing protein kinase family protein yields the protein MHTLEQLERGELAGTRRLDLSADLQTFPEAIFSLADTLEVLNLSDNRLDALPADLSRLRKLRILFCSDNLFTEMPACLGDCAQLEMIGFKANQIRHLPAAALPPALRWLILTDNQLQALPEEIGKCRRLQKLMLAGNQLAALPDALANCTNLELLRIAANHLQALPDWLLTLPRLSWLAAAGNPFSDTNETMSLARHSLPAIPREQVILHEQLGQGASGIIHRAEWHPAGRLPRQMAAKLFKGHVTSDGLPHSETAACVAAGAHPNLIDVAGPLAEHAGQTPGLLMDLVEPIFQPLAGAPSLASCTRDCYADDKTFTLEQVLRIARGTVSAVAHLHERGILHGDLYAHNLLVEPNGECLLSDFGAASFFEPDSAIGEALRRVESRAFGCLLEELLQRCPGFDNDPRRHTLSELQNQCMSEQPARRPDFSQLHITLAAL
- a CDS encoding RNA methyltransferase codes for the protein MRILDFQQCLADIGAKPHHIGRMTRAWLKGLPLDVGRRQQQAEDFLPLSVREGLPALSAKLDGLARLRSEHPAADGSARLLVELADGQMVESVLLPRDGLCVSSQVGCAVGCVFCMTGKSGLLRQLGSAEIVAQVALARRFRPVKKVVFMGMGEPAHNLDNVLEAIDLLGTDGGIGHKNLVFSTVGDMRVFERLPQQQVKPALALSLHSTDATLRQALLPRAPQIAPDELIELGEAYARATGFPIQYQWTLLKGINDNQDEMDGILRLLKGKYAVMNLIPYNSLEDDEFQRPDGERIVQIVRYLHSRGVLTKVRNSAGQDIDGGCGQLRARAEQVLDRKRRADSGA